A genomic region of Raphanus sativus cultivar WK10039 chromosome 6, ASM80110v3, whole genome shotgun sequence contains the following coding sequences:
- the LOC108808573 gene encoding PLAT domain-containing protein 2-like, producing the protein MARQDVIFLSVLITTIAIIVSAEKCQYLIYVQTGTRKNSGTDSNIGVILADKDVYIEIKDLVSWGGTTPGLDYFENGDLDTFNGTERCLPNPVCFMKLFSDGSGNKPGWYVQYVNVTTSKIGTWNTHQFTVEQWLALSEEPYQLSTERDDCHSVIS; encoded by the exons ATGGCTCGTCAAGACGTTATCTTCCTCTCGGTCCTCATCACCACAATCGCCATCATTGTATCCGCA GAAAAATGCCAATACCTAATATATGTCCAAACCGGAACGAGAAAAAACTCCGGCACAGATTCGAACATAGGGGTTATATTGGCCGACAAAGACGTGTACATCGAAATTAAAGACCTAGTGAGTTGGGGTGGGACTACGCCAGGTCTAGACTATTTCGAGAACGGTGATCTGGATACTTTCAATGGGACGGAGCGGTGTCTTCCCAACCCAGTATGTTTTATGAAACTATTCTCTGACGGCTCCGGCAACAAGCCCGGCTGGTATGTTCAGTACGTGAATGTAACAACGAGCAAGATTGGAACTTGGAACACTCATCAGTTCACTGTGGAGCAATGGCTTGCCCTCAGTGAGGAACCGTATCAGCTATCTACTGAACGAGACGACTGCCATTCTGTGATTTCTTGA
- the LOC108810509 gene encoding PLAT domain-containing protein 2: MATNSDVALAEQKCTYTINVKTGTRADSGTDAIIGIVLADKSGDYIEIKDLVSWGGKMPAGHDYFENGNLDIFSGTERWLPGPVCLMRLNSDNSGYKPGWYVEYVDVTKSKTGSVSEHQLFTVEQWLAVDEPPYQLYAERSV, encoded by the exons ATGGCCACCAACTCCGACGTTGCATTGGCGGAG CAAAAGTGCACCTACACAATCAATGTCAAAACCGGAACGAGAGCTGACTCCGGCACAGATGCGATCATAGGGATTGTACTGGCCGACAAATCCGGAGATTACATCGAAATTAAAGACCTAGTGAGTTGGGGTGGGAAAATGCCAGCAGGTCACGACTACTTCGAAAACGGTAATCTGGACATTTTCAGTGGGACGGAGCGGTGGCTTCCGGGCCCGGTATGTCTTATGAGACTAAACTCTGACAACTCCGGCTACAAGCCGGGATGGTATGTTGAGTACGTGGATGTAACGAAGAGCAAGACAGGAAGTGTGAGCGAGCATCAACTCTTCACAGTGGAGCAATGGCTTGCCGTCGATGAGCCGCCATATCAGCTATATGCCGAAAGGAGTGTCTGA